In Streptantibioticus cattleyicolor NRRL 8057 = DSM 46488, a genomic segment contains:
- a CDS encoding DUF503 domain-containing protein gives MYVGTCSFDLLLGDVRSLKEKRSVVRPIVAELRRRFAVSAAETGDQDLYRRAEIGIAVVSGEPAFVRDVLDRCERWMASRPEVDLLSARQRFHGDDD, from the coding sequence ATGTATGTAGGGACCTGTTCCTTCGACCTCCTCCTCGGCGACGTGCGATCGCTGAAGGAGAAACGGTCCGTGGTCCGCCCGATCGTCGCCGAGCTGCGCCGCCGTTTCGCGGTGAGCGCCGCGGAGACCGGCGACCAGGACCTCTACCGGCGGGCCGAGATCGGCATCGCCGTGGTGTCGGGGGAGCCGGCCTTCGTCCGGGACGTACTGGACCGGTGCGAACGCTGGATGGCCTCCCGGCCCGAGGTGGATCTGCTGTCGGCACGGCAGCGCTTCCACGGCGACGACGACTGA
- the rbfA gene encoding 30S ribosome-binding factor RbfA encodes MTDTARARKLADRIRVVVAETLQRRIKDPRLGYVTITDTRVTGDLREATVFYTVLGDEEERTASAAALESAKGVLRSEVGRQTGVRFTPTLTFVLDAVPDTARTIDDLLAKARASDDEVRRAAEGKGYAGEADPYRKPAADDGDDTADEA; translated from the coding sequence GTGACCGACACCGCGCGGGCGCGCAAGCTGGCGGACCGCATCCGGGTCGTGGTCGCGGAGACCCTGCAGCGCCGGATCAAGGATCCGCGGCTGGGCTACGTGACGATCACCGACACCCGGGTCACCGGTGACCTGCGGGAGGCGACCGTCTTCTACACGGTCCTCGGCGACGAGGAGGAACGGACCGCCTCGGCGGCGGCGCTGGAGAGCGCCAAGGGCGTGCTGCGCTCCGAGGTCGGCCGGCAGACCGGGGTGCGTTTCACCCCGACCCTCACCTTCGTGCTGGACGCCGTCCCGGACACCGCCCGTACCATCGACGACCTGCTGGCCAAGGCGCGCGCCTCCGACGACGAGGTCCGCCGGGCCGCCGAGGGCAAGGGGTACGCCGGGGAAGCCGACCCGTACCGCAAGCCGGCCGCGGACGACGGCGACGACACCGCGGACGAGGCGTGA